From the genome of Oscillatoria sp. FACHB-1407, one region includes:
- a CDS encoding thymidylate synthase translates to MVATGQSAALQYQPKYKPNQLICGTGQTAIVTGWTVKGAIAKKLRPHEYGVIGQLYSPTRGISLLLRNLFANPQVRFLVVLNATKEDQNAGACTCLLDFLRNGVKPGKTDTGRDCWVVQSPITGYIDIEIPLEALEQLRQSLEWREAKSIAEAVQQVQTFAARGEVVAWGTALTFPQAPLTPTTLPGVRYGHRIEGKTIAETWVKIIHRIKTTGTIRPTAYDGHWQELIDLVAIVTDEPDGFYFPEPNYLPVDRPFIQQYISQILDDAPLREGVKYTYGQRLRSWFGQDQIQQVIEKLSVDLNSARAVMSLWDVNDHVAGDSPPCLNHIWVRVVDGELSLTATFRSNDMFSAWVANAMGLRALQQHILQEISTRTSTPLTLGPLITVSQSAHIYDDCWENSDRLIESQYPKICQQRDYADPVGSFTIAVQQNEILVEHLTPGSGEAINCYSGRSATQLYRQIAADCPALQPEHALYLGAELQKAEIALTRPEHFSYEQDKPLKAGVGNGE, encoded by the coding sequence ATGGTCGCGACGGGTCAAAGCGCAGCACTACAATACCAGCCAAAGTACAAGCCTAATCAACTGATTTGCGGAACGGGTCAGACTGCCATTGTCACGGGATGGACGGTCAAAGGGGCGATCGCCAAAAAGTTGCGCCCCCACGAATATGGAGTCATCGGGCAACTGTATAGCCCCACTCGTGGCATCAGTCTGTTGCTTCGCAATCTGTTCGCTAATCCTCAGGTGCGGTTTCTAGTGGTTTTGAATGCTACGAAGGAAGATCAAAACGCTGGAGCGTGTACCTGCTTACTCGACTTTTTGAGGAATGGTGTTAAGCCAGGTAAAACCGACACGGGACGCGACTGTTGGGTGGTGCAGTCGCCCATCACAGGCTACATCGACATTGAGATTCCACTGGAGGCGTTGGAACAGTTGCGGCAGTCGCTGGAATGGCGTGAGGCAAAGTCGATCGCTGAAGCAGTACAACAGGTACAGACCTTTGCCGCACGAGGAGAAGTTGTCGCTTGGGGAACTGCACTCACCTTTCCGCAAGCTCCGTTAACGCCAACAACGCTTCCGGGCGTGCGCTATGGACACCGTATTGAGGGCAAAACCATTGCGGAAACCTGGGTCAAAATCATTCATCGCATCAAAACAACAGGGACGATTCGCCCCACTGCCTATGATGGACACTGGCAGGAATTGATTGATCTGGTGGCGATCGTCACTGACGAACCAGATGGGTTCTATTTTCCAGAACCCAATTACCTCCCGGTCGATCGCCCCTTCATTCAACAATACATCTCCCAAATTTTGGACGACGCTCCCCTGCGAGAAGGCGTGAAATATACCTATGGTCAACGCTTGCGATCGTGGTTTGGGCAAGACCAAATTCAACAAGTGATTGAGAAACTATCGGTTGATCTCAACTCTGCCAGAGCCGTAATGTCTCTATGGGATGTGAATGATCATGTTGCAGGCGACAGTCCACCCTGTCTGAATCACATCTGGGTACGAGTGGTGGATGGAGAACTTTCGCTGACTGCCACCTTTCGGAGTAATGACATGTTTTCGGCGTGGGTTGCTAACGCGATGGGGTTGCGAGCATTGCAGCAACATATCCTACAGGAGATCAGCACTCGCACCTCTACCCCTCTCACATTGGGTCCATTGATTACCGTTAGCCAGAGTGCTCATATTTATGACGACTGCTGGGAAAATAGCGATCGCCTGATTGAATCCCAATACCCCAAAATCTGCCAGCAACGAGACTATGCCGACCCGGTTGGCAGTTTCACCATTGCGGTTCAGCAGAACGAGATTTTGGTTGAACACCTTACTCCTGGCTCAGGCGAAGCTATCAACTGCTATTCTGGGCGATCTGCTACACAGCTTTATCGACAAATTGCCGCTGATTGCCCTGCTCTGCAACCCGAACACGCGCTTTATCTCGGCGCAGAATTGCAGAAAGCTGAGATTGCCCTGACTCGACCAGAGCACTTTAGTTATGAGCAGGATAAACCTCTAAAGGCGGGAGTAGGGAATGGGGAGTAG
- a CDS encoding PsaJ protein (Enables the organization of the psaE and psaF subunits), producing MKNPGNNQPAYFSQYLSLAPVLAVVSVSVAFSLWLIINAFFPDLLFHPMP from the coding sequence ATGAAAAACCCAGGAAATAACCAGCCCGCTTACTTTTCACAATATCTATCACTGGCACCTGTTTTGGCGGTGGTGTCGGTTTCCGTCGCCTTTTCACTCTGGTTGATCATTAATGCCTTTTTTCCGGATCTCCTATTTCACCCAATGCCGTAA
- the dut gene encoding dUTP diphosphatase, translated as MTLKVKLLNENARLPHYAHPGDAGLDLFSTVDTLIEPGGSALIPTGLSIQLPPCTEAQVRPRSGLALKHQVTVLNTPGTIDEGYRGEVGVILINHGKAPFHVAIGMKIAQMVIKPVYPVTVQAVEELESTSRGEGGFGSTGV; from the coding sequence CTGACTTTAAAAGTTAAGCTACTCAACGAAAATGCCCGCTTGCCCCACTATGCCCATCCCGGAGACGCAGGCTTAGATTTATTCTCGACCGTTGACACACTCATTGAACCAGGAGGCAGTGCCCTCATTCCCACGGGGCTAAGCATCCAATTGCCCCCTTGCACGGAGGCTCAGGTCAGACCTCGAAGCGGGTTAGCCCTCAAGCATCAAGTGACGGTTCTAAATACCCCCGGCACTATTGATGAGGGGTACCGGGGGGAAGTGGGAGTGATTCTGATTAACCATGGCAAAGCCCCTTTTCACGTTGCGATCGGCATGAAAATTGCGCAAATGGTCATCAAACCTGTTTATCCTGTGACGGTGCAAGCGGTTGAAGAGTTAGAGTCAACCTCTAGAGGCGAAGGGGGCTTTGGCTCGACGGGCGTCTGA
- a CDS encoding HAD family hydrolase — protein sequence MALQGLLLDVDGTLVLSNDAHAQAWVEAFAKFGYDIDFETVRGMIGMGGDRIMPQLVPGLNDEEGTGKEISAYRKQLVLEKFVPQLAPANGSRELLQKMQESGLKLVVASSASNEELGALLKAAQVDDLIQDATTSSDTEASKPAPDIVEAALNKGNFAPDEVVMLGDTPYDIESAAKAGVPVIAMRCGGFQEEQLKGAIAIYNDPADLLQHYDESPLAQAASRPDN from the coding sequence GTGGCGTTGCAAGGTTTGTTGTTAGATGTGGATGGAACGCTCGTCTTAAGCAACGATGCTCACGCCCAAGCCTGGGTAGAGGCGTTTGCCAAATTTGGATATGACATTGATTTCGAGACTGTTCGCGGCATGATTGGTATGGGGGGCGATCGCATCATGCCTCAATTAGTCCCCGGTCTAAATGATGAGGAAGGAACAGGAAAAGAAATCAGTGCTTATCGCAAGCAGTTGGTTCTCGAAAAGTTTGTACCCCAACTTGCTCCGGCTAACGGATCACGAGAGCTACTGCAAAAAATGCAGGAGTCAGGGCTGAAATTGGTGGTTGCGAGTTCAGCCTCAAACGAAGAACTGGGAGCACTCCTGAAAGCAGCACAGGTGGATGACCTGATTCAAGATGCAACTACATCCAGTGACACAGAGGCATCAAAGCCTGCCCCCGATATCGTCGAAGCTGCCCTCAACAAAGGCAACTTTGCCCCTGATGAAGTCGTGATGTTAGGTGATACACCCTACGATATTGAGTCCGCAGCCAAAGCAGGTGTCCCTGTTATTGCCATGCGGTGTGGGGGCTTTCAGGAAGAACAACTCAAAGGGGCGATCGCCATTTACAACGATCCGGCTGACCTGTTGCAACACTACGATGAATCTCCATTAGCTCAAGCTGCTTCCCGTCCTGATAACTGA
- the fbp gene encoding class 1 fructose-bisphosphatase yields MTDTDQSIDLNHKYALDRDSTTLSRHVLQQLQSFSPEAQDLSALMNRIALAAKLIARRLTRAGLVEDALGFTGRTNVQGEAVKKMDVYANQVFISVFEQSGLVCRLASEEMEKPYYIPENCPIGRYTLLYDPIDGSSNLDTNLNVGAIFAIRQQEGEDLDGTAKDLLQSGRKQIAAGYVLFGPSTMLVYSIGTGVHAFTLDPSLGEFILSNENITVPEHGPIYSVNEGNFWQWDESIRDYIRYVHRHEGYTARYGGALVGDFHRILFQGGVFLYPGTVKKPEGKLRLLYESAPLAYLIEQAGGRASTGDQDILDVVPDHIHMRTPLIIGSKEDVALVESFIQERRREQQVEETLAPQR; encoded by the coding sequence GTGACTGACACTGATCAATCCATCGATCTAAATCACAAATATGCCCTCGATCGAGACTCCACAACATTGTCTCGCCATGTCTTACAGCAGTTGCAAAGCTTTTCACCGGAAGCGCAAGACTTAAGTGCCCTGATGAATCGCATTGCACTGGCGGCAAAGTTAATTGCGCGTCGTCTAACTCGCGCAGGGCTAGTAGAAGATGCACTGGGCTTTACCGGACGAACCAATGTCCAAGGGGAAGCCGTCAAAAAAATGGATGTTTACGCCAATCAGGTATTTATCTCGGTTTTTGAGCAGAGCGGTTTGGTGTGCCGCCTTGCCTCCGAAGAGATGGAAAAGCCTTATTACATTCCTGAAAACTGCCCCATTGGTCGTTACACCCTACTCTATGACCCAATTGATGGCTCATCCAACCTGGATACCAACCTGAATGTCGGCGCGATTTTTGCGATTCGGCAACAGGAGGGAGAAGATCTCGATGGCACAGCAAAAGACTTGCTGCAAAGCGGTCGCAAACAAATCGCAGCAGGATACGTGTTATTTGGACCCAGCACCATGCTGGTCTACTCCATCGGCACAGGGGTACACGCCTTTACACTTGATCCCAGCCTGGGAGAATTCATTCTCTCAAATGAAAACATCACCGTTCCGGAGCACGGACCCATCTATAGCGTCAACGAGGGTAACTTCTGGCAATGGGATGAGTCCATTCGGGATTACATTCGCTACGTTCATCGCCATGAAGGTTATACCGCTCGCTACGGAGGGGCATTGGTAGGAGATTTTCACCGCATCCTATTTCAGGGTGGTGTTTTCCTCTATCCCGGCACGGTAAAAAAACCAGAGGGCAAATTACGGTTGCTGTATGAGTCTGCGCCGCTTGCCTATTTGATAGAGCAGGCAGGTGGTCGAGCCAGCACAGGGGATCAAGACATTTTGGATGTGGTTCCCGATCATATTCACATGCGAACTCCGTTGATCATTGGTAGCAAGGAGGATGTCGCACTCGTGGAGTCCTTTATTCAGGAACGCCGCCGGGAGCAACAAGTCGAAGAAACGCTAGCTCCACAGCGTTAG
- a CDS encoding DUF4912 domain-containing protein — protein MVLQKYTPAIALTLLFASPATPNLLADALRNNFFLAQSPASPTAFPLPGAVPSGTIVRIDGATSMIVINETLKERFEQQYVGSQVTLQTKGTDAALQALRDGGIDLAAVGRPLTQAEKAEGFVEVPISREKIAIITSPENPFNGNLTFAQFAQIFRGEITNWSELGGTPGAIRFVDRPDTSDTRQALSNYQVFKSAPFETGANTTQVDQDDTTAVIQELGQNGISYAIASQVLDQPNVKVIRMHSTLPDDPRYPFSQPRGYVYFKTATPAAQAFLGYATAPAGQAAVTEAKLDEAAAVASGEAVTTAAEGASDAAAAGVGVGVLGSGLIAFSPDGQAIASAAEDTAQLWDLTGKPLGQLRHGATVTSVAYNPTGNGLLTAGKDGNLRLWSAQGEPVGEPLEAHDGGVKAAVFSPDGQTIASGGEDGTVKLWSADGQPLGNPLDHQGKVAAIAFSPDGQTIASGGEGTIRRWDVQGNPVGTPITVEGEVSSLAFSPDGQAIAVADADGTIRLWDLQGNPMGQPIQTGGDVTSLGFSPDGRTLLATGEDGTLQLWGLQGDLVGKIFNGDEAIAAAFSPDGQTIAGVGEDGVVTLVSAEGTPVGEPFGGDAETGTDRGFPLWLVLLIPIALLALLLWWLSKRRTPSEPTDTSTSTAVGTTTPTTAAPSPSTEGTDLASRVGSVIASDRESISGERSSVAASPSEGTATPPAAETINPDFPVIPPAATPVDTTPPVEATAPVEATDAGMGAAIAGGAALAAGAGVGALPLLTRLVSGGDSQLTLTPYSPNQVQARWTVSNTDRAIAQQQGGQQFAVRLYDVTGLDLETQAPHSVQQITADEQTQPLLLAIPTDERDYLAEVGYTAADGQWLALARSNAVRLPSGFDNAATVVATPPTDTPTQVAAALLDQADGAFPTPTSPPALGIGGAALAAGLGAAATASLSGDDDQSLVEASKFNVGQTDLSAEALADVDANLPDLPEGYGESRIVLMPRDPQWAYAYWDVPNNHKEELRRQGGERLALRLYDVTDIDLNAQRPHSLQEFACEEMARDWYLPIPVSDRDYVAEIGYLTAEGRWLMLARSAPAHIPPVYPSDWFEEHFMTISWDEDLRGRTLYTLIPPSQRSAIAPENPLYDRIFDMAQSAEAQRVAGSLYGSMQMVPGQAISSYVFPSGVGMWALPTMSMSGIGMSGIGFSASVPAIRPRKFWLVADAELIVYGATEPDATVTIGDRVIQLSPDGTFRFQMSFQDGFIDYPIQAVAADGEQTRSIHMEFERETPERRTNTKDEAIDEWL, from the coding sequence ATGGTGCTGCAAAAATATACTCCGGCGATCGCTCTAACGCTATTATTTGCCTCTCCCGCCACTCCTAACCTCCTCGCGGACGCTTTAAGAAACAACTTTTTCCTTGCTCAGTCCCCTGCCAGTCCAACTGCATTTCCGTTGCCGGGGGCAGTGCCAAGTGGCACCATCGTGCGAATCGATGGGGCAACGAGCATGATTGTGATCAACGAGACGCTCAAGGAGCGGTTTGAGCAGCAGTATGTCGGGAGCCAGGTCACACTGCAAACCAAAGGAACCGATGCCGCGCTCCAGGCACTTCGCGATGGGGGAATTGACCTAGCCGCTGTGGGGCGACCCCTGACCCAAGCTGAAAAAGCCGAGGGGTTTGTAGAAGTCCCGATTAGCCGTGAAAAAATTGCAATTATTACCAGTCCTGAGAATCCGTTTAACGGTAACCTGACCTTTGCCCAATTTGCCCAAATCTTTCGTGGAGAGATTACGAACTGGTCAGAGCTAGGAGGCACGCCGGGAGCGATTCGCTTTGTCGATCGCCCCGATACCAGTGATACTCGTCAGGCATTGAGCAATTATCAGGTGTTCAAATCGGCTCCGTTTGAAACCGGAGCGAACACTACTCAGGTAGATCAAGACGACACAACCGCTGTGATCCAGGAACTCGGACAGAACGGCATCAGCTATGCGATCGCCAGTCAGGTGTTGGATCAACCGAATGTCAAGGTGATCCGGATGCACAGCACATTGCCGGATGATCCCCGCTACCCCTTTTCACAACCACGCGGGTATGTCTATTTCAAAACTGCCACTCCGGCGGCTCAAGCCTTTTTAGGCTATGCCACCGCTCCTGCCGGACAGGCCGCTGTGACCGAAGCAAAATTAGACGAAGCCGCAGCAGTTGCCTCTGGAGAAGCAGTTACCACGGCGGCTGAAGGGGCATCGGATGCCGCCGCAGCGGGAGTTGGAGTGGGCGTATTGGGGTCTGGGTTGATTGCCTTTAGCCCGGATGGACAGGCGATCGCCAGTGCGGCAGAAGACACCGCTCAACTGTGGGATCTGACTGGAAAACCGTTGGGACAATTACGCCACGGGGCAACCGTCACATCGGTTGCTTACAATCCCACTGGCAACGGTCTGTTAACTGCCGGAAAAGACGGTAATCTGCGGCTGTGGAGTGCTCAGGGAGAACCTGTGGGTGAACCGCTAGAGGCGCACGATGGGGGAGTCAAAGCGGCTGTGTTTAGCCCCGACGGTCAAACCATTGCCAGTGGTGGTGAAGACGGTACGGTGAAGCTCTGGAGTGCCGATGGGCAACCTTTAGGGAACCCCCTCGATCATCAAGGTAAAGTAGCTGCGATCGCCTTTAGCCCCGATGGTCAAACCATTGCCAGTGGCGGTGAGGGCACGATTCGTCGGTGGGATGTGCAGGGTAATCCAGTCGGCACGCCAATCACGGTAGAGGGTGAGGTGTCCTCGCTCGCCTTCAGTCCAGATGGGCAGGCGATCGCGGTGGCCGATGCCGATGGCACGATCCGCCTGTGGGACTTGCAGGGCAATCCCATGGGGCAACCGATTCAGACCGGGGGAGATGTAACCTCCCTTGGCTTTAGCCCCGATGGACGAACCCTTTTAGCAACGGGGGAAGACGGCACCCTCCAACTATGGGGTTTACAGGGCGACCTGGTCGGCAAAATCTTTAATGGCGATGAGGCGATCGCGGCTGCCTTTAGCCCTGACGGTCAAACCATTGCGGGAGTCGGGGAAGATGGAGTGGTAACCCTGGTCAGCGCAGAAGGAACCCCCGTGGGTGAACCCTTTGGTGGAGATGCCGAGACTGGAACTGACCGAGGCTTTCCCCTGTGGTTGGTGTTGCTGATTCCGATCGCCCTGCTGGCATTGTTGTTGTGGTGGTTAAGCAAACGCCGCACCCCATCTGAGCCAACGGATACCTCTACGTCCACGGCTGTAGGGACGACAACCCCCACCACCGCAGCACCTTCCCCATCCACTGAAGGCACTGATCTGGCTTCCAGAGTAGGTTCAGTTATTGCTTCCGATCGCGAATCAATCTCCGGTGAGCGTTCTTCGGTTGCAGCCTCCCCATCAGAGGGCACAGCGACTCCTCCAGCCGCAGAAACCATCAACCCCGATTTTCCAGTCATTCCCCCGGCGGCGACACCCGTCGATACAACTCCTCCCGTTGAGGCTACGGCTCCCGTTGAGGCGACCGATGCAGGCATGGGAGCTGCTATTGCCGGAGGGGCCGCACTGGCAGCCGGTGCTGGAGTCGGCGCATTGCCCCTACTAACCCGGTTGGTGTCTGGAGGTGATAGTCAGTTGACCCTCACCCCCTATAGCCCCAATCAAGTGCAAGCACGCTGGACAGTGTCCAATACCGATCGGGCGATCGCTCAACAACAAGGCGGACAGCAGTTTGCCGTGCGGCTCTACGATGTCACGGGTCTGGATCTGGAGACACAAGCCCCCCACAGTGTGCAGCAGATCACGGCGGATGAGCAAACTCAGCCGTTGTTACTCGCAATTCCAACTGACGAACGCGACTATCTGGCAGAGGTGGGTTACACCGCCGCTGATGGACAGTGGTTGGCTCTGGCGCGTTCGAATGCCGTTCGCCTGCCTAGCGGGTTTGACAATGCTGCAACGGTTGTGGCGACCCCCCCGACAGACACGCCGACTCAGGTCGCCGCTGCGCTGCTCGATCAAGCTGATGGGGCGTTTCCGACTCCCACCAGTCCACCTGCGTTGGGGATTGGTGGAGCCGCACTGGCAGCCGGATTGGGTGCAGCGGCAACGGCATCGCTATCGGGAGACGATGACCAATCACTGGTCGAAGCCAGCAAGTTTAATGTGGGGCAAACAGATCTCTCCGCTGAAGCCCTGGCAGATGTCGATGCCAACCTACCTGACCTGCCGGAAGGCTATGGTGAGAGTCGCATTGTCCTGATGCCTCGCGATCCGCAGTGGGCATATGCTTACTGGGATGTGCCTAACAACCATAAAGAGGAGTTGCGCCGTCAGGGAGGGGAGCGGTTAGCTCTGCGTCTCTATGACGTCACCGACATTGACTTGAATGCTCAGCGTCCCCATAGCTTGCAGGAATTTGCCTGTGAAGAAATGGCACGCGACTGGTATCTGCCGATCCCGGTGAGCGATCGCGACTATGTAGCTGAGATTGGTTATCTCACGGCTGAGGGTCGCTGGCTCATGCTGGCGCGGTCTGCCCCTGCCCATATTCCACCTGTATATCCCTCGGATTGGTTTGAAGAGCATTTTATGACCATCAGTTGGGATGAAGACCTGCGCGGCAGAACCCTGTATACCCTGATTCCACCCAGCCAACGGTCAGCGATCGCCCCCGAAAATCCGTTGTATGACCGCATCTTCGACATGGCACAGTCGGCTGAGGCGCAGCGCGTTGCGGGGTCGCTCTATGGTTCGATGCAGATGGTGCCGGGGCAAGCCATCAGTTCCTACGTCTTCCCGTCAGGGGTGGGTATGTGGGCGTTGCCAACCATGTCTATGTCGGGCATTGGCATGTCGGGGATCGGTTTCTCTGCGTCCGTTCCGGCGATTCGCCCGCGCAAATTCTGGTTGGTTGCGGATGCCGAGTTGATTGTCTACGGGGCAACTGAACCCGATGCGACGGTTACCATTGGCGATCGCGTTATCCAACTCAGCCCCGACGGCACCTTCCGCTTCCAAATGTCCTTCCAGGATGGCTTCATCGACTATCCGATTCAGGCTGTCGCCGCCGATGGTGAACAAACCCGCTCCATCCATATGGAGTTTGAACGCGAAACCCCCGAACGTCGCACGAATACTAAAGACGAGGCGATCGACGAGTGGTTGTAG
- a CDS encoding WGxxGxxG-CTERM domain-containing protein has protein sequence MKLSNLSKQVWLNVFAVGFTTLALALPVTATSGTSSTTGGTAGTTGGTSTTGGATGDGATGGTTGGTTGGTTGGTTGGTTGGTTGTTGTTGGTTGGTSTTGGITGGAAGDATGGTTGGTTGGTTGTTGGTTGGTTGTTGTTGGTTGGTTGTTGTTGTTGGTTGGTTGTTGGTTGGTTGTTGGTTGGTTGTTGGTTGGTTGGTTGTTTAPYDATGTTTDTLQTEDDSDWSWLGLLGLAGLAGLLPKREEPARHTDPNVTTRSGSR, from the coding sequence ATGAAGCTTTCAAATTTATCTAAACAGGTGTGGTTAAACGTCTTCGCGGTCGGCTTCACAACCCTAGCACTGGCTTTACCTGTGACTGCAACTTCTGGTACTTCTAGCACCACAGGGGGAACAGCAGGCACCACAGGGGGAACAAGCACAACGGGTGGCGCAACGGGTGACGGAGCTACTGGCGGTACGACGGGCGGTACGACGGGCGGCACAACCGGGGGTACGACGGGCGGCACCACTGGCGGCACCACGGGAACCACTGGAACAACAGGTGGTACGACTGGCGGTACAAGCACCACAGGTGGAATCACTGGCGGGGCTGCGGGAGATGCTACTGGTGGTACAACAGGTGGAACCACTGGCGGCACCACGGGAACCACTGGCGGCACAACCGGGGGAACCACGGGAACCACGGGAACAACTGGTGGAACAACCGGGGGAACCACGGGAACCACGGGAACCACTGGAACCACTGGTGGAACAACCGGGGGCACCACGGGAACCACTGGTGGAACAACCGGGGGCACGACTGGAACCACTGGCGGTACAACGGGTGGCACCACGGGAACCACAGGTGGAACGACTGGGGGCACGACTGGCGGCACCACTGGAACAACGACTGCTCCCTATGACGCAACTGGAACAACTACCGATACCTTGCAAACAGAAGACGACAGTGATTGGAGTTGGTTGGGCTTGTTAGGTCTGGCTGGATTGGCAGGGCTTTTACCTAAGCGTGAAGAGCCTGCCCGTCATACGGATCCCAATGTCACGACACGCAGTGGATCTCGTTAG